A window from Clupea harengus chromosome 14, Ch_v2.0.2, whole genome shotgun sequence encodes these proteins:
- the LOC116223504 gene encoding prostatic spermine-binding protein-like, whose protein sequence is MDLTNHNVKFVDLHKAELIQKVTMVMPLSDKLQSKGMLHEEAYAEIRAEKTRQEKMRRLFDAMQSGGMKSAFYTLLQEIEPHLLKDLGENSSNKRKRSLSPFTSESQPKRRHSDPYVPQSKSSMATTQKSASTANDYNDDDDDDSEDSKDSDYEFDDEYDCDDLVLDDDDDDEEEKEGESQEDEVDYDDLVLDDDDDDEEEEKEGESQEDESQAKGQQHHYPS, encoded by the exons ATGGACCTAACCAACCACA ATGTAAAGTTTGTGGATTTACACAAGGCAGAGCTCATTCAGAAGGTCACCATGGTTATGCCCCTGTCTGACAAGCTGCAGTCAAAGGGGATGCTCCACGAGGAGGCCTACGCAGAAATCAGGGCGGAAAAGACCAGACAGGAGAAAATGAGGCGACTCTTTGATGCTATGCAGTCTGGAGGAATGAAGTCTGCTTTTTACACTTTACTGCAAGAGATCGAACCTCATCTGCTGAAAGACTTGG GGGAGAATAGCAGTAATAAAAGGAAAAGAAGCTTGTCCCCTTTCACAAGTGAGAGTCAACCGAAAAGGAGACACAGCG ATCCATATGTTCCTCAATCCAAGTCGTCAATGGCTACAACACAAAAGTCTGCCTCCACTGCTAACGactataatgatgatgatgatgatgactctGAGGACTCTAAGGACTCTGATTATGAGTTTGATGATGAGTATGATTGTGATGACTTAGTattagatgatgatgatgatgatgaagaggagaaggagggggagagtcaAGAAGATGAGGTGGATTATGATGACTTAGTcttagatgatgatgatgatgatgaggaagaggagaaggagggggagagtcaAGAAGATGAG TCTCAGGCTAAAGGACAGCAACACCACTATCCCAGTTGA